CATAATGCCGTTGAGTGGTTGAGAACAAAATTAGACAAAGTACCAACAGCTTGGGTCGTAGAAGATATCCCAACAAAGGATGTTATCTTTACGAAAAATAGTGATGCTTTAAAACGATCAAATAAAACCCGACTAGATCAACAATCGTCTGTAAAAATTGTTGATCGTGAGGGTAACGTAAAATTATTGATTGATGTTTCAAATTCATTAATAAGAATTCTAGCAGGCTATCAGAATTTCACTCCACGAGTTTACGTTGGGAAAAATACTTACAAATATCTACAATCAAAAGGATCTCTCAAAGAACTTGAAAAAATGTTCGGACCACAATTAAAAACCAAAAAACCCGCTTAATTTACATCACCTCCAAGAATTATTCATAAATTCCAAACTGCGCATTATATTTGCCAAATCCTCAACTCTCACAGGGGAGGTATAAGACATAGCAAATTTTGCAAAGCTTAAAGTCTCAGTTTTCCAAATTTTTCGCCCTTTTGAAGTAAGTCTTAATATTTTTGATCTGCTATGAAAATAATTATCCGTATACTCACAAACACCGTCAGCAACGAGTTCATTAGCTATTCTTTGAACATTTTGTCGATTTGATTTCAACACCCTGGCAATTTGCGAAACTGTCATCTGACCGTCATCAAGAATCCCCAACACAAGATTCGCCAACGAATCCGACCGATTTATAAGCTTATGAGCTTCTACTAAAAGTTTCCTAAAAATTCCAACTTTCAACTCATTATTATTCATTCAAAACCACCTTCAAAAAAACATCATTACAACTAAGAAAACTTGTCGCAGCAAATATCTTATAACTTGCGCAACAGAAATCTCAAAACTAGCCCACCAAGAATTGCGGTTTTTTTAACAACCACCACGGAGGTCCACACCACGGAGCTCAATACAAAATATGACAATTTTTTGTCATATTGACAATTAATTGTCAATTTCGAAAGACAGGTGTTTCAGACTTATCAGTTTACGATGGCTTAAATATGGTTTATTGTTTGTTTGTTTATTTGTTATTTGTTTGTTTGTTTTGGGCTAAAAGAGTTTCAGAATTTAATTTTTTTCAAAAGTTGCAATGACATTAGCTAGAGGAGTTCCTGGAGTGAAAACCCCTTTGACTCCAAGTTTTTTGAGTTTTGAAATATCACCTTCAGGAATAATTCCACCTACAAAGAGTTTCACATGCTTAAGCTTTGCTTTTTGCAATCGAGATTGAACATCTTTGACCAATGTTAAATGCGCACCTGATAAAATACTAAGACCGATCATATCGACATCTTCTTGAAGGGCTGCTGAGACGATCATATCCGGCGTTTGATGAAGGCCCGTATAGATAACCTCATGACCAGCATCACGCAGGGCGCGGGCGATGATTTTTGCACCTCTGTCGTGGCCATCAAGGCCGGGCTTAGCTATAAGTATGCGTTTTTGACTTGCCATAAGATGGTTCTATTATAAAACAGTGAAGTCACAAGAACCAACTACAAAAAGTACTTAAACGGAGTCAAAAATGATCCATTTCCTTAGCGACGATGAAAAAGCATTCCAAACAGCTGTCAGGCAGTTTGCCGAAAGCTCAATTAAGCCCCTGGTTTCAAAAATGGACCATGAGGCTGAAATGGATAAAAACCTCGTTAAGCAATTCTTTGAAATGGGCATCATGGGCATTGAATCCCCCGAAAAATACGGAGGTGCGGGAGCTAGCTTCTTTATGGCCTGTCTCGCGGTTGAAGAACTCTCACGAGTTGATGGTTCATGCGGAGTCTTAGTAGACGTACAAAATACTCTCGTCTCAAATGCAATGATTCGTTGGGGTACCGAGGCACAAAAAGCAAAATATCTTCCTAAATTAGCCGGTCAATGGGTTGGCTCTTATTGCCTTTCAGAATCCATTAGCGGTTCAGACGCCTTTGCACTTCAATGCCGTGCTGAAAAAAAAGGTGATAAGTATGTTCTAAACGGTCACAAGCTTTGGATTACTAATGCCAAAGAAGCCGAATTTTTCATCGTTTTCGCCACCGTTGATAAAACACTAGGCTATAAAGGTATCTCTGCATTTCTCGTTGAGAAGTCATTCCCTGGTTTTACTATTGGCAAAAAAGAAGACAAAATGGGAATCAGAGCTTCGTCTACATGTGAACTACTATTTGAAAACTGCGAAGTACCTGCCGAAAACGTATTAGGCGAAATTGGAAAAGGTTATAAAACTGCAATTGAAACTCTCAATGAAGGTCGTATCGGCATTGGAGCGCAGATGATCGGTGTTGCCCAAGGTGCCCTTGAAGCGGCCATTAAGTACTCACAAGGTCGTCAACAATTTGGAAAACCAATCTCAAGTTTTCAAGGAATTCAATTTCAATTGGCCCAAGCAGCTACACAATTAGAATCAGCACGTTTGATGGTCTATCATGCGGCTAGACTTAAAGATGCAAAACAACCATTTCTTCAAGAAGCTGCTATGGCAAAATATCATTCAAGTAAAGTGGCTGAATTTGTTTGTTCAACAGCAATTGATGTTTTCGGTGGTAATGGATTTACAAAAGAATACCCTGTTGAGAAATTTTATCGAGATGCAAAAATTGGTCAGATCTATGAAGGCACGAGCAATATGCAGCTTCAAACAATCGCTAAGACTTTACTGACGAATTAATCTACCGATTCAACTAATAAATTATCCGTTTCTTGACCGGCTTCAAAACTTTTTAAAATTTCTACAGCTAAAGTAATGCCATTATCTTTTGATGTGAGATCATTCGCGATTCGAATAACCACTTTTGAATCTGTCAGTACAAACGTATCTGCAATTTGATGATCTTTTTCATTAAGCATAAAAAAACTTAAAGCCTGATATTTCCCGATGATTACTTTTTCAAACTTCCTATCAGGAAACTTAGATTTTAAATATTCAGTTAATTTTTCAAATGTAATGATTTTAAGTTTTTCATCTTCTATTTTTTTGAAAATAAAAAGTGAGCCACCTGGCCCCATGAGTGTAAGGCAACTTATGACTTTACAGTTAGGAGATGTTCCATTGTCAATGCCCGTAGTCCATCCCTTAGGGTAAGTGATCTGCGCTCTTGTTTCTGGAACGACTGCATTTAGTACGTTTGTTTTTTCTAATTCTTGAGGATTTATATTAGGATTACCACCTCTTTTAGTCACGCTATCTTTTAAGTTCTTGTTAGCAGCGGGGCATGCCGTAAGCATAAGTCCTGTTAAAACTAGAGTGATTTGAAGGGTTGATTTCATACACGTCCTCATAAAGATCCATCAGACTTCAGAGCAAGGACTATGCCCAAACAAGATCAACTACAACGCGTAACCATCGGTAATTTAAAGGATTTTTATGTCACCCAAAGCCATTTTTCGGCACTTTTTCAGCTATGTGCGGCAAACTGCTTTACGCGGCCCCAAGAAATATTATCATCAATCGTTTTTCCGTAATGAGCTGTGTGAATAATGCCACCAGGATTAATAAGAAAATGTGCAGTTAACTGGGTGAGCTGACCATCAGGCACACCTTGTGGGTGACCGGCCGCAACCGCTTTTACGAGTGACCCCAAAACCTTAGGGTGTAAAACACCGCCTAAGCTTTTACCGACTCTGTACAGGTCATATAAGTTTTTTTCAGGATTTGAAATCATTGGTAACGTCGAAAGAATGCCCTGCTTCATTTTAGGAGGAAATTTACTTTCTTCTGATTCAAAAATGGCTACGACATCGACTCCTCGCTTTTTTAATTGCGCATATTCTTGCATGACAGTTGCAAGATGAAAATTGCATAGCGGGCAAGAAGCATAACGATAAAACATTAACCAAAACTTCTGTCTAGGATTAGCTCCCAAATCTATATTTCTACCATCTATAGTGGTCTCTCTGAAATCAGGACACTGCATCCCCGCTTCTAAAATTTTCATAATGATCTCCTGTATTGCCCGCCTACTTGATAAAGTGCGTGTGTGATTTGACCAAGTGAACAAACGCGAGATGCAGACATAAGTTCTTCAAAAATATTTCCACCATCGAGGGCTACTTTTTTAAGTTTCTCAAGGGCTGAGGGAGCTTGCGTGATATGTCTTTTTTGAAAATCTCTAAGGGAATTAATCTGCAATTGTTTTTCAGCAGCAGATGCTCTAATCATTGAAATAGGCTCAGGGGTGAAGCCCTCGGCTAAAGTTTTAGGATCCACGAATGTATTTACACCGATGATGGGCAATTCGCCTGTATGTTTTAGGGTTTCATAAAACATACTTTCTTCTTGAATTTTACCACGTTGATATTGAGATTCCATGGCACCCAGCACCCCACCACGTTCTGCGATTCGACTAAACTCACTTAAAACGGCCTCTTCGACAAGCTCTGTGAGTTCTTCCATAAAATAACTACCTTGATTAGGATTTTCATTTCTGGATGTGCCTAATTCTTTTGTGATGATCATTTGAATTGCCATCGCACGCCTCACACTTTCTTCAGTGGGAGTAGTAATGGCTTCATCGTATGCATTTGTATGAAGGCTATTACAATTATCATAAATTGCAAAAAGCGCCTGAAGTGTTGTTCGAATATCGTTAAAATCTATTTCTTGAGCATGGAGTGATCTACCACTGGTTTGAATATGATATTTTAATTTTTGTGAGCGCTCATTAGCACCATATTTTTCACGCATACTTACAGCCCAAATCCGTCTTGCAACGCGACCTAACACTGCGTATTCAGGATCAAGTCCGTTACTGAAAAAGAAACTTAAATTGGCCGCAAAATCATCAATCTTCATTCCACGACTGAGATAATACTCAACGTAGGTGAAACCATTGGCTAACGTAAATGCCAGTTGGCTAATGGGATTAGCACCTGCTTCCGCAATATGATAACCGCTGATACTTACAGAATAATAATTTTTGATATCATTTTGAACAAAATATTTTTGAACATCGCCCATGACTTTTAAAGAAAACTCTGTTGAAAAAATACAAGTATTTTGAGCTTGGTCTTCTTTTAAAATATCAGCCTGAACTGTTCCTCGAACTTGCTTTAAGGTTTCTTTTTTTATTCTCTGACGATCTGACTCTGTAGCTTTTTTACCTAATTTTGTTTCAAATTCTTCTACTTTTTGATCAATCGCTGTATTGAGATAAAAAGCTAATATCGTTGGAGCAGGGCCATTGATCGTCATACTTACACTTGTAGCAGGGTCGCAAAGATCAAAACCCTTATAGAGTTTTTTCATGTCTTCTAAAGTGCAAATACTCACACCACTCTCGCCGACTTTCCCGTAGATATCTAATCGCTCATGGGGGTCTTCACCATATAAAGTGACACTGTCAAATGCTGTAGAGAGTCTTTTTGCCTGATCATTACGACAAAGATAATGAAACCGTTTATTGGTTCGCTCAGGTGTTCCTTCACCCGCAAATTGCCTACGTGGGTCTTCACCTTCACGCTTTAACGGGAACACACCTGCTGTAAATGGAAATCTCCCTGGAACATTTTCTTTTCTTAAAAATTCAAGCCTATCACCCCAATCTCGAAGCTTGGGAACAGAAACCTTTGGAATTCTTGTTTGAGATAAGCTTTTTACAGTGAGTGGAATTTTAATTTCTCGATCTCGCACTTTATAAACGAGTTCGTCTTTTGAATATTCTGAAATAAGATTTTGCCAGTTTTCAAGTTGAGTTAATACTTCGGGCTCAATTTTACTTTTTAAGTCTTTTAACTTATCAAGCGCAAAATTGCCAGGCATCTGATCTTTTAAAGCCTCTTGGGTTTGACTGATAGCTCCAACTAACGACGCAGCTTTTGCCATTTCAGCAGAATTTTTTTTATATTCTTTTACAGATTTCACAATTTCAGCAAGGTAACTTTGATTTTCCATAGGAATAATAACTTGGCGATGACTGGTCAAAAGCTCTTTATTATTTGTTTTAGCTTCAAAACCTTTAGCTTTTAAAAGCCCACATAACTTTGTAAACAACTTATTAACACCACCATCATTAAATTGTGATGAAATGGTTCCAAAAATCGGAAGATCGTCATCGGGATTTTTATCAAATAATTTATGCGAACGTCGATATTGCTTTCGAACATCACGTAATGCATCGGGAGAGCCTCGACGATCAAATTTATTTATGGCAATGATGTCTGCAAAATCGATCATATCGATTTTTTCTAATTGTGAAGGAGCTCCATATTCGCTGGTCATCACATATAAAGACAAATCTACAAACTCAGTAACACCCACATCACCTTGACCAATTCCGATAGTTTCAACAAAAACCAAATCAAAATCACTATGCTGAGTCACACCAATGACATCACTTAGAGATTTTGAAACTTCACTTAAACTTCCACGAGTGGCAAGGGAGCGCATAAAAACACCGGGCCTTGAAAGTGAATTCATGCGTATGCGATCACCTAAAAGGGCACCTCCAGTTTTTTTCTTGGTGGGGTCTACACAGATGACTGCTATTTTCATATCAGGATATGTATTTAAATATCTTTGAATGAGTTCATCAGTGAGAGAACTTTTACCCGCACCACCGGTGCCTGTGATTCCGACAACGAGAGGTTTTTTTTCACGCTTTGTGAGTGCAGTGATCCAATCAGGTTTTTCTTTATTATCTACGTTTTCAATTGAAGTGATTACTCTGGATAATTCTTGTGGCCACGACAGTTTTAGCTTTTTCTTTTCAAAAAAATCTTTTTTTACTTTAAGAACATCAAAGTCACATTCGTTAAGAATATCATTGATCATCCCCTCTAAACCCATACGTCTTCCGTCATCAGGATGATAAATGCGAGTAACACCATATTGTTCTAATTCTTTTTTCTCGCTATGAACAATAACCCCACCTCCACCACCAAATATTTTGATGTGGGAAGAATCATTTTCTTTAAGGAGATCCACCATGTACTTGAAAAACTCAATATGCCCACCTTGATACGAACTAATGGCAATTCCTTGGGCATCTTCTTGAATAGCAGCATTGACGATATCTACAACAGAGCGATTATGCCCGAGATGAATGACCTCAGCACCCCCTGCTTGTAAGATGCGTCTCATAATATTGATGCTCGCATCATGACCGTCAAAAAGACTAGCGGCTGTAATGATACGCACATTGTTTTTCATTTTTTATTCACCAGTAAATTTTGGTTCACGTTTTTCAGTAAAAGCTTTTGTGCCTTCTTTAACGTCTTGTGAATCAAATAACTCTCCAAAGAGATCTAGTTCAAAGCCTAAACCTTTATCAATAGCCACATCAAAACCATCATTAATGGCTTCTTTACTTGCAGTCACTGCAAGAGGGGCTCGCTTTGAAATAATTTTAGCTGTTTTAAGGGCTTCATCTAAAAGAGTTTCTTTAGAAAATACTTTATTAACTAAACCCATTTCCAATGCTTGTTGAACATTTATTTGCTCACCCGTGTAAATCAATTCACGAGCACGGGGTAAACCTACAAAACGTGCAAGTCGTTGTGTGCCGCCAAAACCTGGCATCAAACCTAAAAGTACTTCAGGTTGACCAAATTTGGCATTCTCAGAGGCATAGATAAAATCGCAACTACAAGCAAGCTCTGTTCCACCACCTAAGGCAAAACCATTGACGGCAGCAATCACAGGAATTCTTAATATTTCAAGACGTCTAAAAACACTTTGTCCAAGTTTTGAAAAAGCTGCAGCTTGTTCAGAATTCATTTCAGACATGGCTACAATGTCAGCTCCTGCTACAAATGCTTTTTCACCGGCTCCTGTAATAACAAGGGCACGTAAATCGCGATCTGTGTCGATTTCATCAAGTTGAGTATCAAGTTCTTTTAGTACTTGTTCATTTAAAGCATTAAGCGCTTTAGGACGATTGATTTTTAAAACGCCAACACCATCTACTTTTTCATAAGAAATTGTTTCAAAAGCCATTATTTTGCACCCTCATATTTGTAAAATCCACGACCTGTTTTTTTCCCAAGCCAACCAGCTTCAACATATTTAATTAAAAGTGGGCAAGCTCGGTACTTACTATCTCCAAGCCCATCATGGAGAACATTCATAATTGCTAAGCAAGTATCAAGGCCAATAAAATCAGCCAATGCGAGTGGCCCCATAGGCTGGTTGGTTCCTAGTTTCATGGCATTATCAATGGCCAAAGGTTCAGCCACACCTTCAAAAAATGTATAAACAGCTTCATTAATCATGGGCATTAAAATTCGATTAACTATAAAACCAGGAAAGTCTCTCGCCTCAACAAATGTTTTACCCATTTTTTCTGCCAAAG
This genomic stretch from Oligoflexia bacterium harbors:
- a CDS encoding cobalamin B12-binding domain-containing protein, coding for MASQKRILIAKPGLDGHDRGAKIIARALRDAGHEVIYTGLHQTPDMIVSAALQEDVDMIGLSILSGAHLTLVKDVQSRLQKAKLKHVKLFVGGIIPEGDISKLKKLGVKGVFTPGTPLANVIATFEKN
- a CDS encoding acyl-CoA dehydrogenase encodes the protein MIHFLSDDEKAFQTAVRQFAESSIKPLVSKMDHEAEMDKNLVKQFFEMGIMGIESPEKYGGAGASFFMACLAVEELSRVDGSCGVLVDVQNTLVSNAMIRWGTEAQKAKYLPKLAGQWVGSYCLSESISGSDAFALQCRAEKKGDKYVLNGHKLWITNAKEAEFFIVFATVDKTLGYKGISAFLVEKSFPGFTIGKKEDKMGIRASSTCELLFENCEVPAENVLGEIGKGYKTAIETLNEGRIGIGAQMIGVAQGALEAAIKYSQGRQQFGKPISSFQGIQFQLAQAATQLESARLMVYHAARLKDAKQPFLQEAAMAKYHSSKVAEFVCSTAIDVFGGNGFTKEYPVEKFYRDAKIGQIYEGTSNMQLQTIAKTLLTN
- a CDS encoding redoxin domain-containing protein: MKILEAGMQCPDFRETTIDGRNIDLGANPRQKFWLMFYRYASCPLCNFHLATVMQEYAQLKKRGVDVVAIFESEESKFPPKMKQGILSTLPMISNPEKNLYDLYRVGKSLGGVLHPKVLGSLVKAVAAGHPQGVPDGQLTQLTAHFLINPGGIIHTAHYGKTIDDNISWGRVKQFAAHS
- the icmF gene encoding fused isobutyryl-CoA mutase/GTPase IcmF yields the protein MKNNVRIITAASLFDGHDASINIMRRILQAGGAEVIHLGHNRSVVDIVNAAIQEDAQGIAISSYQGGHIEFFKYMVDLLKENDSSHIKIFGGGGGVIVHSEKKELEQYGVTRIYHPDDGRRMGLEGMINDILNECDFDVLKVKKDFFEKKKLKLSWPQELSRVITSIENVDNKEKPDWITALTKREKKPLVVGITGTGGAGKSSLTDELIQRYLNTYPDMKIAVICVDPTKKKTGGALLGDRIRMNSLSRPGVFMRSLATRGSLSEVSKSLSDVIGVTQHSDFDLVFVETIGIGQGDVGVTEFVDLSLYVMTSEYGAPSQLEKIDMIDFADIIAINKFDRRGSPDALRDVRKQYRRSHKLFDKNPDDDLPIFGTISSQFNDGGVNKLFTKLCGLLKAKGFEAKTNNKELLTSHRQVIIPMENQSYLAEIVKSVKEYKKNSAEMAKAASLVGAISQTQEALKDQMPGNFALDKLKDLKSKIEPEVLTQLENWQNLISEYSKDELVYKVRDREIKIPLTVKSLSQTRIPKVSVPKLRDWGDRLEFLRKENVPGRFPFTAGVFPLKREGEDPRRQFAGEGTPERTNKRFHYLCRNDQAKRLSTAFDSVTLYGEDPHERLDIYGKVGESGVSICTLEDMKKLYKGFDLCDPATSVSMTINGPAPTILAFYLNTAIDQKVEEFETKLGKKATESDRQRIKKETLKQVRGTVQADILKEDQAQNTCIFSTEFSLKVMGDVQKYFVQNDIKNYYSVSISGYHIAEAGANPISQLAFTLANGFTYVEYYLSRGMKIDDFAANLSFFFSNGLDPEYAVLGRVARRIWAVSMREKYGANERSQKLKYHIQTSGRSLHAQEIDFNDIRTTLQALFAIYDNCNSLHTNAYDEAITTPTEESVRRAMAIQMIITKELGTSRNENPNQGSYFMEELTELVEEAVLSEFSRIAERGGVLGAMESQYQRGKIQEESMFYETLKHTGELPIIGVNTFVDPKTLAEGFTPEPISMIRASAAEKQLQINSLRDFQKRHITQAPSALEKLKKVALDGGNIFEELMSASRVCSLGQITHALYQVGGQYRRSL
- a CDS encoding enoyl-CoA hydratase-related protein; translation: MAFETISYEKVDGVGVLKINRPKALNALNEQVLKELDTQLDEIDTDRDLRALVITGAGEKAFVAGADIVAMSEMNSEQAAAFSKLGQSVFRRLEILRIPVIAAVNGFALGGGTELACSCDFIYASENAKFGQPEVLLGLMPGFGGTQRLARFVGLPRARELIYTGEQINVQQALEMGLVNKVFSKETLLDEALKTAKIISKRAPLAVTASKEAINDGFDVAIDKGLGFELDLFGELFDSQDVKEGTKAFTEKREPKFTGE